One genomic region from Entelurus aequoreus isolate RoL-2023_Sb linkage group LG14, RoL_Eaeq_v1.1, whole genome shotgun sequence encodes:
- the LOC133665237 gene encoding uncharacterized protein LOC133665237, whose amino-acid sequence MEMALCNIKNPNELWSLESCDELEQYGITISVCTDIFSTTILWMEADNNDGDPSVFLNHFLDTVTRIGGCPQRLMVTPSRENEHIATTQTFLRRNHTDCYAGEDSVMGGVSLRSHMWIHTCTPWKICFADLRELGHFTGKDLDKNLIQFCFLHIIQDHLEEFVGRFNKNISDHNILRSQDDGPAEDKLQAVLPEDIEVCRRRCTPRGRYPCDETLFEYWELIRTENGWEVPVDRFTALKLYLHLRNVMETCIDEEEQVTCIDEEEQETCIDEEEQETCIDEEEQETCIDEEEQETCIDEEEQETCIDEEEQETCIDEEEQETCIDEEEQETCIDEEEQETCIDEEEQETCIDEEEQETCIDEEEQETCIDEEEQETCSDEEEQVTGLLQ is encoded by the exons ATGGAGATGGCGTTATGCAACATCAAGAATCCCAACGAGTTATGGTCTTTGGAGTCATGTGATGAACTGGAGCAGTATGGTATTACAATTAGTGTCTGCACTGACATATTTAGTACCACCATATTGTGGATGGAAGCAGACAATAACGACGGTGATCCTTCAGTATTTCTCAACCACTTCCTGGACACAGTGACTCGTATTGGAGGTTGTCCACAGCGACTGATGGTCACACCAAGTAGAGAAAATGAACACATCGCAACAACGCAAACTTTCCTGCGTAGGAATCATACAGACTGTTATGCTGGGGAGGACAGTGTGATGGGTGGAGTCAGCTTGAGAAGTCACATGTGGATACACACATGTACGCCATGGAAGATCTGTTTTGCAGATCTCAGAGAATTAGGACATTTCACAGGAAAAGATTTGGACAAGAACCTCATACAGTTCTGCTTCCTCCACATCATCCag GATCACCTGGAGGAGTTTGTTGGAAGATTCAATAAGAACATAAGTGACCACAACATACTCAGGTCACAAGATGATGGACCAGCAGAGGACAAACTCCAAGCTGTTCTCCCAGAGGATATTGAAGTCTGCAGGAGGAGGTGTACCCCAAGAGGGCGGTACCCCTGTGATGAAACACTCTTCGAGTACTGGGAGCTCATTAGGACTGAAAATGGTTGGGAAGTTCCAGTGGACAGATTTACAGCTCTAAAACTGTATTTACATTTAAGAAACGTGATGGAAACATGTATTGATGAGGAAGAACAGGTAACATGTATTGATGAGGAAGAACAGGAAACATGTATTGATGAGGAAGAACAGGAAACATGTATTGATGAGGAAGAACAGGAAACATGTATTGATGAGGAAGAACAGGAAACATGTATTGATGAGGAAGAACAGGAAACATGTATTGATGAGGAAGAACAGGAAACATGTATTGATGAGGAAGAACAGGAAACATGTATTGATGAGGAAGAACAGGAAACATGTATTGATGAGGAAGAACAGGAAACATGTATTGATGAGGAAGAACAGGAAACATGTATTGATGAGGAAGAACAGGAAACATGTATTGATGAGGAAGAACAGGAAACATGTATTGATGAGGAAGAACAGGAAACATGTAGTGATGAGGAAGAACAGGTAACAGGTTTGTTACAATAA